CGCGATTcacgaccaccgacgacgaccgcgggTGGTGGCACGTACTCATCGACGTCCTCGTTATCACCTGCAAAATTCAGGGGAAATGTTTGTAGAAATTATGTGTGAATAGAGCAAACCGATTGCCGGTGGCCATGATTAAACATACCGTCATTGTTGGTGCTACTGTAGgatggtggcagcagtggTGGCTTTTCGTCCTTCAGTATCACCGGTGACTTGTTGCCGATTTCTGGCTTCTCGTCTAGCTCGTCCTGGAAGATCACCGGTATGCCCTTGGAACGGAACGACTTTCGCTCTTCGTCGGTACCTTGGGGATGGGACGACGTCGAGGCGATAGGTTTGAAATTGATATATTCTTTCATTACTGATCAATATTAGTTGCCCTCAGCCAGATAGTTCGTGGAGCCCGTGCACTGTACTTACCGAGTTCCATCTTGCCCGTTAACCGCCGCTTGTACAGCACACAAGCGATGATGGACGCGATAAGCAACATGACCAGGATAATGACCGTTGGCAGCACGAATGTGAGCAGATAGTCGTCCTTAGAGATGGGCGGTGTTATGGCCTTTTCAGGCTCACTGGTTGCATGGTGTGGCGTATCGAACCCATGGCAGTTACCCAACGGCACTAAGCTCACATTTTGTAGACTAAACTCTTGGCCAAGCGTTTCGCGCACCTTCGCCCGTATGGTGCTATCCTGGTGCAGCAGGATATTGCGGAGACCTTCAATTTCCTCCTCTGGACAGCGTTGATGCTGTCGGTTAAGTGTGGTGTTGAAGAACGACACCTGCACCTGACCGGTATGATGTATTGGTCGGATGTGATTGATCCTGATGTAATGTGTTGAGGAATCACCAAACACGGACGCCAAACGTTCGATAAAGCGTCGTTGCACCTGTGCCGTGTTGAATTGCTCATGCGTCGTATCAAGGGTGAGCTCAAACAAAACACTATAATCACGCTTGTGGTTCGGATTCACAACGACCACCAATGCATCCGTGGCCGTAAGACCCTCACGATCCTCTGCCATCTAAACAACGCAAATTCAAATATAGCAAAGCAAATATAGATTAGGGTGTGACACTATGGTCATGTTCCATGTTCTTGCTGCTTACCAAAAGATACTCTTTACGTCCAATGTCACTCGGTCGTGGTACACCATAGAATTCCTGGTTTTTACTATCAAACTGCAACCAATGGTACGTATCGAGAGATTGGCGCTCGGTTGTAAGCAGTTTCAGCTTCAGTTCGTTGCCATCTTCTGGATCATAGAAGGTATCCTAGTGGAAAAATTAAACATAACATTTAATCATCTAAAACCATTCAGTGAGGTTTTCTAGATAATATGAACTTACGGTCGGTACTTTGAATACCAATAAATGCCCAACGGTTGCGTTAACCTGGTCCACCTGATTGCGTGCCTGAGGCCCATAGTTGCGCGAAATGCTTTGCGTCGGTTTGGCCTTCGGAAGAGTCGGCTTGGTGCACTGACCAATCTGCTGgccttcgatcgatttaaCCGTAATATCAGGGAAGAGAGCATCATTGAGTGCCTTCTCCGTAAGCAGCGCCACCAGCTCGTCCAGCTTCTCTTCCGGGCAGCGATCTTTAGGCAATGTCTCGTTCGTGTAGACCAGCGTGGCTACCTTAGGATCTTGCAAGCTGTTGCGAATGTCCCGCACGACAATGTTATTCAGCGTACTGTCATCTACCACCTTCGCTATACCGCGAACAGCCACCATCTGCCAGTCGACGTTGTTTGTGAACTTGCGACTCAACCGCAAAGCCAGACTAATCTCATGATTAACGCTTCGGTGGGATTTATGCTGCTGTACCACGATGTCGACCGTTTCTGTGACGGTTAGATTGCCCGAGTCGGTTGCGCGCAACTTGTACTGC
This sequence is a window from Anopheles darlingi chromosome 3, idAnoDarlMG_H_01, whole genome shotgun sequence. Protein-coding genes within it:
- the LOC125957035 gene encoding uncharacterized protein LOC125957035 isoform X3, with the translated sequence MNLRYQETFCITLLLFSSIIAEDFDFVREVKDDVKPLAAEPLGVDSRTKLIHQKALDQCLPSENRITLSLVLRSKNWNQIEHSVKQRTISTLSKYFLVPEESFNVLNIKSNDLRHMLEKAIKHGKKPDLTKKTLGIVQFKVGCGDTVFKSVKDTIRKLNTYLADINDLTEVEFTSWILLKHAAPSGPQRSKRETTDDDYDYDYDDEDEDDDEGETTEVPHAHRHHHGSSEATTTQRTAGASVTTPRQAPTATVKDTEYNYDDEYDDEENENIDIEPTTTSSVPESRNVPSSTEKTVPSTTEATTPTTTTIASTSTTTTTTMAPTTTPTTTSTTTTTTTTEAPTTTTTIVTTELDEPTNLPPIIKNRFPKQPVIAGKVYNYIIPIETFLDNEDGNNLRLELFDSREQPLKHNSWIQFNEETREIYGLPLEKDVSRWQYKLRATDSGNLTVTETVDIVVQQHKSHRSVNHEISLALRLSRKFTNNVDWQMVAVRGIAKVVDDSTLNNIVVRDIRNSLQDPKVATLVYTNETLPKDRCPEEKLDELVALLTEKALNDALFPDITVKSIEGQQIGQCTKPTLPKAKPTQSISRNYGPQARNQVDQVNATVGHLLVFKVPTDTFYDPEDGNELKLKLLTTERQSLDTYHWLQFDSKNQEFYGVPRPSDIGRKEYLLMAEDREGLTATDALVVVVNPNHKRDYSVLFELTLDTTHEQFNTAQVQRRFIERLASVFGDSSTHYIRINHIRPIHHTGQVQVSFFNTTLNRQHQRCPEEEIEGLRNILLHQDSTIRAKVRETLGQEFSLQNVSLVPLGNCHGFDTPHHATSEPEKAITPPISKDDYLLTFVLPTVIILVMLLIASIIACVLYKRRLTGKMELEYINFKPIASTSSHPQGTDEERKSFRSKGIPVIFQDELDEKPEIGNKSPVILKDEKPPLLPPSYSSTNNDGDNEDVDEYVPPPAVVVGGRESRGKSPVTPSYRRPPPYVSP